The stretch of DNA ATACTTAGTGAATCATACCTTGTTAAATAGGGGGATTCCAGTTAATTCATGGCTCAGGAACGCGCAAACTACCCCTCTGACTTTAGGGAGGTTGAAAGGTGGGTTAGTGAGGCCCTCTACAGGTCAATTAGCAGAGCCATGGGTACCTGCGTCAGCTTCACACCTAAGACACTGCTTGAGTACATTAATAAGGAGAACGTTATACCAGTCGTCCTGACCCTAATTAAGCATATCCTTGAGGAGCTTTATAGGCATGGATTACTGGAGAAGGATCAAAGTAGAAGCATTGTTAGGTACAGGGTATGTAGGAACAGCCCACTGTGGAACCTAGCCAAGGATAGTCAGGACCCGTCAAAAATACTGACCCTCCTAATGACCATAGTGGAGTAGTTAAGGCGCTAGCAGTATTTTACCTATCCTGGACCCGGATTGAAGAGCATTAAGGGCTCTTCCAAAGTCCTGTAGCGGATACTTAGCGGCTACAATCGGCTCCAGCCTACTTAACCTAGCCATATTGAACACTGAAACTACATCACTCCTATTAGCCGCTATATTACTCACTATGGTTATGTCCTTAAGTATTACATAACCCAACCTTAATTGGTATGATTCATCAGGGTTCACATTACCCACAAGCAGCATCCTACCACCAATTCTAAGACTCCTCAAGGATTCACCAATAGTGGGTGTGCCCACTGTTTCAATTACTACATCCACACCATCACTTATGCTCCTTTTAACCTCCTCACTAAACCTTGAACCAACAATAACACTATCAGCAAACCTACCTAAAACCTCAGCCTTCTCCTCATGACTGGTGACGGCTATTACCCTAGCCCCCATGGCCTTGGCAAGTTGAATAGCATGAACACCAACACCACCACCTGCGCCAGTTACAAGCACAGTCTCACCAATGCTTAACCCAATCCTCCTAAGCCCCTTATGAATCATGGCTAATACACACGGTGTCAAGACAGCTAACTCATCACTAACCCAGTCAGGTACCTTAACCAATGAGTTACCAGTGACCCTAGCATACTCAGTGAAGAAACCATCAATCTCCTCACCGAAGCTGAGCCTACTCCTACAGTAAGCCTCCTCTCCCCTTAGGCACATGTCACATGCACCATCCACACTGTGAAGTATGGGTACAACCCTATCACCAGGCTTAAACCTAGCATCATTAGACTCCTCAACAACACCCACAGCCTCATGGCCGAGCACCACAGGGTACTTCATCCTTGGGTAATAACCCCTCA from Caldivirga sp. encodes:
- a CDS encoding acryloyl-coenzyme A reductase, which translates into the protein MKSIVVTEKGKFNVMELPKPVPGVGEVLVKIKYAALCYRDLLQLRGYYPRMKYPVVLGHEAVGVVEESNDARFKPGDRVVPILHSVDGACDMCLRGEEAYCRSRLSFGEEIDGFFTEYARVTGNSLVKVPDWVSDELAVLTPCVLAMIHKGLRRIGLSIGETVLVTGAGGGVGVHAIQLAKAMGARVIAVTSHEEKAEVLGRFADSVIVGSRFSEEVKRSISDGVDVVIETVGTPTIGESLRSLRIGGRMLLVGNVNPDESYQLRLGYVILKDITIVSNIAANRSDVVSVFNMARLSRLEPIVAAKYPLQDFGRALNALQSGSRIGKILLAP